A region of Maridesulfovibrio sp. DNA encodes the following proteins:
- a CDS encoding tetratricopeptide repeat protein, with protein sequence MATRYDNIVREFYEEQAGFTVLLSDEPSFYKLLRGTLHKILAIRRDCLAYFQDQAPCLSEIKDKVGANEPVLVFVERLIKGRPSADFILNIRRVFPEVKVVVLTDETSQEELIFLHELGANNIITKPVSVDSLVQKLAFTIKPQGKLAQLVEAGKKLLRNGELDKVLLVSSKILDMKPDSPAALMLQGDALSGMGQREEALKSYIQAHEQSKVFMEPIKKLADFYKDNDDDQYLHYLKKLDSISPLNTERKCEIGKVHLSREEIEDAERYFDQAVRCAVKEAHEYLSQVMSGIAESLFDVAPDKAEKYYAKLLKVKSSSLSSDDLETYNRLGIALRKQGKWQQAVENYQAALKVAPNEPGLFYNIGLAYSDGKEYAKCAKYFKKAVRSDGMIHKSAVSVARNMAGIFLKVGMTAEARVVLEDALADFPDDAKLKALLQKSASEQR encoded by the coding sequence GTGGCAACCAGATACGACAACATAGTGCGTGAGTTTTATGAGGAACAGGCCGGATTTACCGTCCTGCTCAGTGATGAGCCTTCCTTTTATAAACTGCTGCGCGGCACTCTGCATAAGATTCTGGCTATTCGCCGGGATTGTTTGGCTTATTTCCAGGATCAGGCCCCATGTCTTTCTGAAATCAAGGACAAGGTAGGGGCTAACGAGCCTGTGCTGGTTTTTGTGGAAAGATTGATTAAGGGCAGGCCTTCCGCTGACTTTATCCTGAATATCCGCCGGGTTTTTCCCGAAGTAAAGGTTGTTGTCCTTACTGATGAGACCAGTCAGGAAGAGCTTATTTTTCTGCATGAACTGGGTGCCAACAATATAATCACCAAGCCTGTTTCTGTGGACAGTCTGGTCCAGAAGCTTGCTTTTACCATTAAGCCTCAGGGAAAACTTGCCCAGCTTGTTGAAGCTGGTAAAAAGCTCCTGCGTAACGGCGAACTGGATAAAGTCCTGCTGGTCAGTTCCAAAATTCTCGATATGAAGCCGGACAGCCCCGCAGCATTGATGTTGCAGGGTGATGCTTTGTCCGGGATGGGCCAGCGCGAAGAGGCGCTGAAATCGTATATTCAGGCCCATGAGCAGTCTAAAGTTTTCATGGAGCCGATTAAGAAGCTGGCTGATTTCTACAAAGATAATGACGATGATCAGTATCTTCATTACCTGAAAAAACTTGATTCCATCAGTCCGCTTAATACCGAGCGCAAATGTGAGATAGGTAAGGTCCATCTCAGCCGGGAGGAGATTGAAGATGCGGAAAGGTACTTTGACCAGGCTGTTCGGTGTGCGGTAAAGGAAGCTCACGAGTATCTTTCGCAGGTAATGAGCGGTATTGCAGAATCCCTATTTGATGTAGCCCCGGATAAAGCCGAAAAATATTATGCAAAGTTATTGAAGGTTAAATCTTCAAGCTTGAGCTCGGATGATCTGGAAACATATAACCGGCTGGGTATTGCCCTTCGCAAGCAGGGAAAGTGGCAGCAGGCAGTAGAAAACTATCAGGCTGCGCTGAAGGTTGCCCCCAATGAGCCCGGACTTTTCTATAATATCGGTCTGGCCTATAGTGATGGCAAGGAATACGCTAAGTGTGCTAAATATTTTAAAAAAGCTGTACGTTCGGACGGAATGATCCACAAATCTGCAGTTTCTGTGGCCCGGAATATGGCCGGTATTTTTCTTAAAGTCGGTATGACCGCGGAAGCCCGTGTTGTTCTTGAGGATGCGCTGGCCGACTTCCCGGACGACGCCAAGCTGAAAGCTTTGCTCCAAAAGAGCGCGTCGGAGCAGAGGTAG
- a CDS encoding FecR domain-containing protein: MPVEQNSAQEIGVVTGVSGDAYAQSASGTRALEPGSPIYQGEELVTGDGGNVEVRFADDTLISQGSNSRIALDDYVYDPDGGSSSFLGDIAQGTFRTVTGKIAEQNPDRFKLGSPLATIGIRGTIILSDVRPDGEVHGVEEIHAGKAMVLQSRATGEIRQLFAGQMSDVSGSGMLSPVRPLSAQELNTFRDIAPANLRQEQEIREQREEEEQQDDQNDENQDQTEDQGGEEQTGEEQGDGEQSQDEQQEEQAAAEGEQQGDQQGEQQGELPGEVDPGGGDPNEDPGTDGGPLHVNKGVLDPGDKGLVGQQRFDPNKISEPPKIVEKPDVQGEGQQQGEGQEDNSGNLEGDETGTTEKEKQPTSQQTETEQQENEPDKTNDTGDENSEEDDSGGASSDPHVITGSGLLEGTNEADTITGSSSNDTLLGYGGDDVLNGMGGDDTLEGGAGEDVLNGGGGSYNYLDGGSGAADEVDFASFDGQKHGVTVDLSAKNGEGEVTVTTDDGHDVLVNIEGVIGTQYKDTLTGDDNDNRFLPGLNEEYDSLGAESIDGGGGSDWVQFEDLSSEHSVDVFLGASSGYAKVYDSTKSAEETEVNQITLASIENVIGSSGNDTIMGQSSSGHTIDGGDGDDSLSVINTTDNRLEGGEGNDMLSGGDGNDELSGGSGNDSIMGGKGTNIIEGGSGADSLSYDFITTGSAYGIDINYTAEGAGTAVSHDSSDISDTFSGIEMILGSQVDDIISGSEYGETIDGNKGSDSIQGNGGNDLLSGGLGIDQISGGSGTDSISGGEGNDILYGDGDNDSISGGAGDDEIYGGDGDDVIAGGAGDNHLYGGSSDYGSGFDTVSYADHQQVDIVLSDTTSHTIGGTSYVDDLHNFSNYIGSNGNDSFKGSSADETFTGGKGNDTFNGYEGLNSFSGGEGHDTMSFEDAGTGVTVTVQETGNTTVTHSGTIDIFSDVESFIGSSHDDSFIGSSRSETFRGGNGNDTIDGGNGEGIDYASYFGSSTGVSVKLNGSSAATTDTGDTITNIEGLIGSGYQDNLEGDDYANYFRPGLNDPYVEDAYDSDAEIVTGNGGSDWILFDDLASQYYIYADINNGYVSICEGETEKNKITLNSIENLVGTSGSDIITGGTEGNTLDGGAGDDILSGGWGENSIDGGAGSDQLSYAFANSGITVNLTSSGGTVSHMNSDNTEEQTDTIANIESFIGSTHDDTFNGSSGNETFMGGKGNDVMDGHGGHDTIDFSDFETGVTITVATDGTGTATRTVDGTSETDTFDHIDSFFGSWTGDTFIGGSGDIDQTFQGNSGIDSVDGGGGTDFVSFANKLSGITIDLADNADGVTKTVSSGANLTFTNIEGVIGSRSADCITASTVGESTIQGGGGADSITLGHDDGLSTKISYTSLSDGGDFINYFENTNPTEALNDKLLFSGSDFDSNAGFETYSAGAYTGDAEAGTTEAYFVFDNNNQLWYDSNGDTSGGETLIAHMTNSDPLTADDIEVSS; the protein is encoded by the coding sequence ATGCCTGTCGAACAAAACAGTGCTCAGGAAATAGGAGTCGTCACCGGAGTTTCCGGTGATGCTTATGCACAGTCAGCATCGGGAACTCGAGCCCTTGAACCGGGCAGCCCCATCTATCAGGGCGAAGAGCTGGTTACCGGGGACGGTGGCAACGTTGAGGTGCGCTTTGCAGACGACACACTGATTTCCCAAGGCTCCAATTCCCGCATCGCCCTTGACGACTATGTATATGATCCCGACGGAGGAAGCTCCAGTTTTCTTGGTGACATTGCACAGGGAACCTTCCGTACTGTAACCGGAAAGATTGCCGAACAGAACCCGGACCGCTTCAAGCTCGGTTCCCCGCTCGCTACCATCGGAATCCGAGGTACCATCATTCTTAGCGATGTCAGGCCGGACGGAGAGGTGCACGGTGTTGAAGAAATACACGCCGGCAAGGCCATGGTGCTTCAAAGTAGAGCGACAGGAGAAATCCGCCAGCTCTTTGCCGGGCAGATGTCCGATGTCAGCGGCTCCGGCATGCTCAGCCCGGTGCGTCCTCTTTCCGCACAGGAACTGAATACTTTCCGCGATATTGCTCCGGCCAACCTCAGGCAGGAACAGGAAATCCGTGAGCAGCGGGAAGAGGAAGAGCAGCAGGACGACCAGAACGACGAAAACCAAGACCAGACGGAAGATCAGGGCGGAGAAGAGCAGACAGGTGAAGAACAAGGCGATGGTGAACAAAGTCAGGACGAACAGCAGGAAGAACAGGCTGCCGCTGAAGGTGAGCAACAAGGGGATCAGCAGGGAGAACAACAGGGAGAATTACCCGGTGAAGTAGATCCCGGAGGCGGAGATCCAAATGAAGATCCCGGCACGGACGGCGGCCCCCTGCATGTGAACAAAGGTGTACTTGATCCGGGAGATAAGGGGCTTGTCGGCCAACAAAGATTTGACCCTAATAAAATTTCAGAACCACCAAAAATTGTTGAAAAACCTGACGTTCAGGGCGAAGGCCAACAGCAGGGAGAAGGTCAGGAGGACAATTCCGGCAATCTCGAAGGCGATGAAACCGGGACGACAGAAAAAGAGAAACAGCCTACCTCTCAACAGACTGAAACAGAACAGCAGGAAAACGAACCGGACAAAACCAACGACACAGGTGACGAAAATTCCGAAGAGGATGATTCAGGAGGAGCCAGCTCCGACCCGCATGTCATTACCGGAAGCGGACTGCTGGAAGGTACCAATGAAGCCGACACCATTACCGGGTCAAGCTCAAATGATACCCTTCTAGGTTATGGCGGAGATGATGTCCTGAACGGTATGGGGGGAGATGACACTCTTGAAGGTGGCGCTGGAGAAGACGTGCTTAACGGCGGAGGCGGTTCTTACAACTACCTTGACGGTGGTTCCGGTGCCGCAGATGAAGTGGACTTCGCTTCTTTTGACGGGCAGAAGCATGGAGTCACCGTAGACCTGAGTGCCAAAAACGGAGAGGGAGAAGTAACCGTCACGACTGATGACGGACACGATGTGCTGGTCAACATTGAAGGTGTCATCGGCACCCAGTACAAGGACACTTTGACAGGCGATGACAACGACAACAGATTTCTACCGGGCTTGAACGAGGAATATGATTCGCTCGGTGCTGAGAGCATTGACGGCGGAGGCGGGTCTGACTGGGTCCAATTTGAGGACCTTTCCAGTGAGCACTCAGTGGATGTTTTTCTGGGAGCAAGCAGCGGCTACGCAAAAGTATATGATTCCACCAAATCCGCAGAAGAAACAGAGGTCAACCAAATAACCCTCGCAAGCATTGAAAATGTTATCGGTTCTTCCGGCAATGACACGATCATGGGTCAATCATCAAGCGGACACACTATAGATGGTGGCGACGGAGATGACAGCCTCTCTGTAATAAATACTACCGACAACAGGTTGGAAGGCGGAGAAGGGAATGACATGCTCAGCGGCGGCGATGGCAATGACGAGCTTTCCGGCGGAAGCGGAAATGATTCCATCATGGGCGGAAAAGGAACCAATATCATCGAAGGCGGCAGCGGCGCAGACTCCCTAAGCTACGATTTCATTACGACCGGTTCCGCCTACGGTATAGATATAAATTACACTGCCGAAGGAGCGGGAACAGCCGTATCACACGACAGCTCTGATATCAGCGACACTTTCTCCGGTATAGAAATGATCCTTGGATCACAGGTCGATGATATAATCAGCGGCAGTGAATACGGGGAGACCATAGACGGTAATAAGGGTAGCGATTCGATCCAAGGTAATGGCGGCAATGATCTTCTTTCCGGTGGATTAGGAATTGACCAGATTTCAGGCGGATCGGGAACAGATTCCATTTCAGGCGGAGAAGGAAACGACATCCTCTACGGTGACGGCGACAACGACTCCATCTCAGGCGGAGCCGGGGATGATGAAATATACGGTGGCGACGGCGATGATGTTATCGCCGGGGGTGCAGGAGACAACCACCTGTACGGAGGGAGTTCAGATTACGGCTCAGGCTTCGACACTGTCTCCTATGCAGACCATCAACAAGTAGACATTGTACTAAGTGACACCACATCACACACCATAGGTGGAACATCCTATGTGGACGACCTCCATAATTTCAGCAATTACATCGGGTCTAACGGAAACGATAGTTTTAAAGGCAGTAGTGCCGATGAAACCTTTACAGGCGGAAAAGGAAACGACACCTTTAACGGTTACGAGGGACTCAACTCCTTTAGCGGCGGAGAAGGCCATGACACCATGTCCTTTGAAGATGCCGGGACCGGAGTAACTGTTACGGTTCAGGAAACAGGCAATACCACCGTAACCCATTCCGGAACTATAGATATTTTCAGCGATGTAGAATCATTTATCGGCAGCTCTCACGACGACTCCTTCATCGGCAGTTCCAGAAGTGAAACTTTCAGGGGTGGCAACGGTAACGACACCATAGACGGCGGAAACGGTGAGGGGATTGACTATGCCTCATACTTCGGCTCCTCGACAGGTGTTTCCGTAAAACTCAATGGCTCTTCCGCAGCTACTACCGATACGGGAGACACCATTACCAATATTGAAGGTCTTATCGGCTCCGGATATCAGGACAACCTTGAAGGGGACGATTATGCCAACTATTTTAGGCCCGGACTCAACGACCCATATGTTGAAGATGCCTATGACAGTGATGCCGAAATAGTAACCGGCAACGGAGGTTCGGACTGGATACTTTTTGATGATCTGGCCTCCCAGTATTACATCTATGCCGATATAAACAACGGATATGTTTCCATCTGTGAAGGGGAGACTGAAAAAAATAAAATAACGCTAAACAGCATAGAGAATCTGGTCGGGACATCCGGCAGTGACATTATTACCGGGGGAACAGAGGGCAACACTCTGGACGGCGGAGCAGGGGATGATATCCTCAGTGGAGGCTGGGGGGAGAACAGCATTGACGGCGGAGCAGGATCCGACCAGCTGAGCTATGCATTTGCAAACAGCGGCATCACCGTCAACCTTACCTCATCCGGTGGCACGGTAAGTCATATGAATTCCGACAATACGGAAGAACAGACCGACACTATTGCGAACATCGAATCCTTCATAGGTTCAACCCACGACGACACTTTCAACGGCAGCTCAGGAAATGAGACATTCATGGGTGGCAAGGGAAATGATGTCATGGATGGTCACGGCGGACATGATACCATCGACTTCAGCGATTTTGAGACCGGAGTAACAATCACAGTCGCCACAGACGGTACCGGAACAGCCACACGAACTGTTGACGGAACATCCGAAACCGACACCTTCGATCATATTGATAGCTTTTTCGGTTCCTGGACAGGCGATACTTTTATAGGTGGTTCGGGTGACATAGACCAGACATTTCAAGGCAATTCCGGGATAGACAGCGTTGACGGCGGCGGCGGAACCGACTTTGTCAGCTTCGCCAACAAATTAAGCGGGATAACAATAGACCTTGCAGATAACGCAGACGGAGTAACCAAAACAGTCTCTTCGGGAGCGAACCTAACCTTCACAAACATTGAAGGCGTCATAGGTTCAAGAAGTGCAGACTGCATTACGGCCAGTACTGTAGGTGAATCAACCATTCAAGGCGGCGGAGGGGCTGACAGTATAACTCTCGGACATGACGACGGATTATCTACAAAAATATCATATACTTCGCTTTCAGATGGTGGTGACTTCATAAACTATTTTGAAAATACAAATCCCACAGAGGCCCTCAACGACAAGCTGCTCTTTAGCGGTTCAGATTTTGACAGCAATGCAGGATTTGAAACCTATAGCGCAGGAGCCTACACAGGAGATGCCGAAGCAGGAACGACCGAGGCCTACTTTGTATTCGATAACAACAATCAACTCTGGTATGACTCAAACGGGGACACCAGTGGCGGCGAGACCCTGATCGCCCATATGACAAACAGCGACCCGCTCACTGCTGACGATATTGAAGTATCTTCCTGA